A region of Thermus oshimai DSM 12092 DNA encodes the following proteins:
- a CDS encoding ABC transporter permease, translated as MRFLPLYLFLAFALFYPLLSLLRLGVGEGVVRVLQNPYYLGRYLFSLEYGLLSAGLSLALALPLALLFRHRFPGREVLLALTLLPFVLPTPVVALALLALAGPRGLLPLDLYGTLFLLLWAAVFYNLGLALRVLLPTLLALEGPLQAARTLGATPFRAFLRVGLPLLLPALGSAGSLIFIYAFSAFGVPLLLGGGRYATLEVEVYTLLAHRLALGEAAGLMLLQLLTLALVAALYLRLRAHPLPPAQGPRPHGRPWALALFLSLGLLLFYAPLLALFLSLRPEAFLSAWRSEDFTPLPQALLNSFRFTALALLLALPLGLLYAQAARRSLGVDLLGLFPLMVSPVALGLGYLVAYPGLRGSLFLLLSAYALLAYPLFARALLPSLKALPESLLQAARTLGATPLRAFLRVELPLLLPALSSGLALALSALLGEFGASLVLWRPEWTTLTLAIYERLGRPGRAPFEEALALAALLALLSGLLFYLLDRGKSRVS; from the coding sequence TTGAGGTTCCTCCCCCTTTACCTCTTCCTGGCCTTCGCCCTCTTCTACCCCCTTCTTTCCCTCCTCCGCCTGGGGGTGGGGGAGGGGGTTGTTAGGGTCCTCCAGAACCCCTACTACCTGGGGCGCTACCTCTTTAGCCTGGAGTACGGCCTCCTTTCCGCCGGGCTTTCCCTGGCCCTGGCCCTGCCCCTCGCCCTGCTTTTCCGCCACCGTTTTCCCGGGCGGGAGGTCCTCCTCGCCCTCACCCTCCTCCCCTTCGTCCTCCCCACCCCGGTGGTGGCCCTGGCCCTTTTGGCCCTGGCGGGGCCCAGGGGCCTCCTCCCCCTGGACCTCTACGGCACCCTCTTCCTCCTCCTTTGGGCCGCGGTCTTCTACAACCTGGGCCTGGCCTTAAGGGTCCTCCTCCCCACCCTCCTGGCCTTAGAAGGCCCCCTCCAGGCGGCCCGCACCCTGGGGGCCACCCCCTTTAGGGCCTTCCTCCGGGTGGGGCTTCCCCTCCTCCTCCCCGCCTTGGGCTCCGCGGGGAGCCTCATCTTCATCTACGCCTTCTCCGCCTTCGGGGTGCCCCTCCTCCTCGGCGGGGGGCGGTACGCCACCCTCGAGGTGGAGGTCTACACCCTCCTGGCCCACCGCCTGGCCCTGGGGGAGGCCGCGGGGCTCATGCTCCTCCAGCTCCTCACCCTGGCCCTGGTGGCCGCCCTTTACCTGCGCCTCCGCGCCCACCCCCTGCCCCCCGCCCAAGGCCCCCGGCCCCACGGGCGGCCCTGGGCCCTGGCCCTTTTCCTCTCCCTGGGGCTTCTCCTCTTCTACGCCCCCCTGCTCGCCCTTTTCCTGAGCCTACGCCCTGAGGCCTTCCTCTCCGCCTGGCGTTCGGAGGACTTCACCCCCTTGCCCCAGGCCCTCCTGAACTCCTTCCGCTTCACCGCCCTCGCCCTCCTCCTCGCCCTCCCCTTGGGCCTTCTCTACGCCCAGGCGGCCAGGAGGAGCCTGGGGGTGGACCTCCTCGGGCTTTTCCCCCTGATGGTGAGCCCCGTGGCCCTGGGGCTTGGCTACCTGGTGGCCTACCCAGGCCTCCGGGGCTCCCTTTTCCTCCTCCTTTCCGCCTACGCCCTTTTGGCCTACCCCCTTTTCGCCCGGGCCCTTCTCCCCTCCCTAAAGGCCTTGCCGGAAAGCCTCCTCCAGGCGGCCCGCACCCTGGGGGCCACCCCCCTTAGGGCCTTCCTCCGGGTGGAGCTTCCCCTCCTCCTCCCCGCCCTCTCCTCGGGGCTCGCCCTGGCCCTCTCCGCCCTCCTGGGGGAGTTCGGGGCGAGCCTGGTGCTCTGGCGGCCCGAGTGGACCACCCTGACCCTGGCCATTTACGAGCGCCTGGGCCGCCCGGGGCGGGCCCCTTTTGAGGAGGCCCTGGCCCTGGCGGCCCTCCTCGCCCTCCTCTCGGGCCTCCTCTTCTACCTCCTGGACCGGGGGAAAAGCCGGGTAAGCTAA
- the rapZ gene encoding RNase adapter RapZ gives MRFLVLSGLSGAGKTTARNALEDLGYFMVDNLPPAFWQGLYQGLEARGVARAGVVVDLRARAFLDGLEEALSALNPTVVFLEARPEVLLRRFNLTRRLHPLGAGNLLREIGEERKALSPLRARADLILDTSDLSPRELTEALARFLGEERGFLLRLLSFGFKWGVPQEADLVLDVRPFPNPHYDPHLRPKTGLDPEVKAYVFQEAFEPYYRALLTTLGLAAEGARREGRRAYTAAVGCTGGKHRSVALAERLAEELSGRFAVEVVHRDVEKE, from the coding sequence ATGCGCTTTCTGGTGCTCTCGGGGCTTTCGGGGGCGGGGAAGACCACGGCCAGAAACGCCCTCGAGGACCTGGGCTACTTCATGGTGGATAACCTCCCCCCCGCTTTCTGGCAGGGGCTCTACCAGGGCTTGGAGGCCCGGGGGGTGGCGCGGGCGGGGGTGGTGGTGGACCTAAGGGCCCGGGCCTTTCTGGACGGGCTGGAGGAGGCCCTTTCCGCCCTAAACCCCACGGTGGTCTTCCTGGAGGCCAGGCCCGAGGTCCTCCTGAGGCGCTTCAACCTCACCCGCCGCCTCCACCCCTTGGGGGCGGGGAACCTCCTGCGGGAGATCGGGGAGGAACGGAAGGCCTTAAGCCCCTTGAGGGCCCGGGCGGACCTCATCCTGGACACCTCCGACCTCTCCCCCAGGGAGCTCACGGAGGCCCTGGCCCGCTTCCTTGGGGAGGAGCGGGGCTTTCTCCTTCGCCTCCTCTCCTTCGGCTTCAAGTGGGGGGTGCCCCAGGAGGCGGACCTGGTCCTGGACGTGCGCCCTTTCCCCAACCCCCACTACGACCCCCACCTCCGCCCCAAGACCGGCCTGGACCCCGAGGTGAAGGCCTACGTCTTCCAGGAGGCCTTTGAGCCCTACTACCGGGCCCTCCTCACCACCTTGGGCCTGGCGGCGGAGGGGGCCAGGCGGGAGGGCCGCCGGGCCTACACCGCCGCGGTGGGGTGCACCGGGGGGAAGCACCGGAGCGTGGCCCTGGCGGAGCGCTTGGCGGAGGAGCTTTCCGGGCGGTTCGCCGTGGAGGTGGTGCACCGGGATGTGGAGAAGGAGTAG
- a CDS encoding gluconeogenesis factor YvcK family protein → MWRRSSLRWLYPGMRVKRYALLAALGVLLFGFGLGELLPPLGLRGWAWALLLLGLALLVGGVRAMNRSMLSALTEPEEVPERVYVRRRLEAGPRVVAFGGGTGLSRVLRGLKEHTANATAIVAVTDDGGSTGRLRLAFGLPAVGDLVDCLAALSDHPALPALLAHRFDRGELKGHTFGNLFLVTLDQVAGDFAEAVREANAILNLRGQVLPATPEAVRLLARFQDGREVVGEVAIREAGGRIREVALLPEPKEVMLEALSAIRRANLLLLGPGSLYTSVIPSFLPAPLRKALQEAKAPLVYAVNLMTEPGETDGYTAYDHYKAVSYHLGRRPEVVLVHTAPIPQEVLERYAREGRHPVAFDPRPFQADGVRVVAGDFREEGPLAQHDPRKLVEALLNLV, encoded by the coding sequence ATGTGGAGAAGGAGTAGCCTCCGCTGGCTTTACCCGGGGATGCGGGTGAAGCGCTACGCCCTCCTCGCCGCCCTTGGGGTCCTCCTCTTCGGGTTTGGCCTGGGGGAGCTCCTCCCCCCCCTGGGGCTTAGAGGGTGGGCCTGGGCCCTCCTCCTCCTGGGCCTTGCCCTCCTCGTGGGGGGGGTGCGGGCCATGAACCGGAGCATGCTCTCCGCCCTCACCGAGCCCGAGGAGGTGCCCGAGCGGGTCTACGTGCGCCGGCGCCTCGAGGCCGGCCCCCGGGTGGTGGCCTTCGGGGGGGGCACCGGGCTTTCCCGGGTCCTGAGAGGGCTCAAGGAGCACACCGCCAACGCCACGGCCATCGTGGCGGTGACGGACGACGGGGGGTCCACGGGGAGGCTTCGGCTGGCCTTTGGCCTGCCCGCGGTGGGGGATCTGGTGGACTGCCTGGCCGCCCTCTCCGACCACCCCGCCCTCCCCGCCCTCCTGGCCCACCGCTTTGACCGGGGGGAGCTTAAGGGCCACACCTTCGGCAACCTCTTCCTGGTCACCCTGGACCAGGTGGCGGGGGACTTCGCCGAGGCGGTGCGGGAGGCGAACGCCATCCTGAACCTTCGCGGCCAGGTCCTCCCCGCCACCCCGGAGGCCGTGCGCCTCCTCGCCCGCTTCCAGGACGGGCGGGAGGTGGTGGGGGAGGTGGCCATCCGCGAGGCGGGGGGGCGGATCCGGGAGGTGGCCCTCCTCCCCGAGCCCAAGGAGGTCATGCTCGAGGCCCTTTCCGCCATCCGCCGGGCGAACCTCCTCCTGTTGGGGCCGGGAAGCCTCTACACCAGCGTCATCCCGAGCTTCCTCCCCGCCCCCCTCCGCAAGGCCCTCCAGGAGGCCAAAGCCCCCCTGGTCTACGCGGTGAACCTCATGACCGAGCCGGGGGAGACGGACGGGTACACCGCCTACGACCACTACAAGGCGGTGAGCTACCACCTCGGCCGCCGCCCGGAGGTGGTCCTGGTCCACACCGCCCCCATCCCCCAGGAGGTCCTGGAGCGCTACGCCCGGGAGGGGCGCCACCCCGTGGCCTTTGACCCCCGGCCCTTCCAGGCGGACGGGGTGCGGGTGGTGGCGGGGGATTTCCGCGAGGAAGGCCCCCTGGCCCAGCACGACCCCAGAAAGCTGGTGGAGGCCCTCCTCAACCTGGTATAA
- a CDS encoding glucodextranase DOMON-like domain-containing protein, producing MLFLFQDPLGDDHGLGYLYPQAALYREAGEGFADLLALAGEARDGKLVLRVRLARYPNPLGGPLGFSLAAVVLHLDTAFGGEEELLPGLRTPKGEGWEVAYLLTGFGAEERTPGGEKRAVPARKAGEWVEVETPLPPGPYGYYGAVGLFDPFAPWYLRPVSPQGGPWTLMAPPGSPPAVDLLAQDPKAQAEAYQSGVLRPMRKGGFPLRRESLVAFALGLLSLGLAFLLRR from the coding sequence GTGCTCTTCCTCTTCCAAGACCCCCTCGGCGACGACCATGGCCTTGGCTACCTCTACCCCCAGGCGGCCCTGTACCGGGAGGCGGGGGAGGGGTTTGCCGACCTCCTGGCCTTGGCGGGCGAGGCGCGGGACGGGAAGCTCGTCCTTAGGGTGCGCCTCGCCCGCTACCCCAACCCCCTAGGGGGGCCTCTGGGGTTCAGCCTGGCCGCGGTGGTCCTCCACCTGGACACCGCCTTTGGGGGCGAGGAGGAGCTCCTTCCGGGCCTCAGGACCCCTAAGGGGGAGGGGTGGGAGGTGGCCTACCTCCTCACGGGCTTTGGGGCGGAGGAAAGGACCCCTGGGGGAGAGAAGAGGGCGGTGCCTGCCCGAAAGGCAGGGGAGTGGGTGGAGGTGGAAACCCCCCTCCCCCCGGGCCCCTACGGCTACTACGGGGCCGTGGGCCTCTTTGACCCCTTCGCCCCCTGGTACCTGAGGCCCGTAAGCCCCCAAGGGGGCCCTTGGACCCTCATGGCCCCTCCCGGAAGCCCCCCGGCGGTGGACCTCCTGGCCCAGGACCCCAAGGCCCAGGCGGAGGCCTACCAAAGCGGGGTCCTGCGCCCTATGCGCAAAGGGGGCTTTCCCCTGCGCCGGGAAAGCCTCGTGGCCTTCGCCTTGGGCTTACTTTCCCTGGGGCTAGCCTTTCTCCTGCGACGCTAG
- the aspC gene encoding aspartate/prephenate aminotransferase — protein MRGLSQRVQAMKPSATVAVNARALELRRRGVDLVALTAGEPDFDTPEHVKEAARRALLQGKTKYAPPAGIPELREALAEKFRRENGLEVSPEETIVTVGGKQALFNLFQAILDPGDEVIVLAPYWVSYPEMVRFAGGVPVEVRTRPEAGFVPDPEEVKRAITPRTKALVVNSPNNPTGAVYPEEVLRALAELALEHDFYLVSDEIYEHLIYEGAHFSPGRVAPEHTITVNGAAKAFAMTGWRIGYAAGPKGVIKAMADVSSQSTTSPDTIAQWATLEALTNLEASRAFIAAAREAYRRRRDLLLEGLSALGLKAVRPQGAFYILLDTSPFAEDEVKAAERLLEAGVAVVPGTDFAAFGHVRLSYATSEENLKKALERFRRLL, from the coding sequence ATGCGCGGCCTTTCCCAGCGCGTCCAGGCCATGAAGCCCTCGGCCACGGTGGCGGTGAACGCCAGGGCCCTCGAGCTTAGGCGAAGGGGGGTGGACCTGGTGGCCCTCACCGCGGGCGAGCCCGACTTTGACACCCCCGAGCACGTGAAGGAGGCCGCCCGGCGGGCCCTCCTCCAGGGGAAGACCAAGTACGCCCCCCCGGCGGGCATCCCTGAGCTAAGGGAGGCCCTCGCCGAGAAGTTCCGCCGGGAAAACGGCCTGGAGGTTTCTCCAGAGGAAACCATCGTCACCGTGGGGGGGAAGCAGGCCCTTTTCAACCTCTTCCAGGCCATCCTGGACCCGGGGGACGAGGTCATCGTCCTGGCCCCCTACTGGGTGAGCTACCCGGAGATGGTGCGCTTCGCCGGGGGGGTGCCGGTGGAGGTCAGGACGCGCCCCGAGGCGGGCTTCGTCCCCGACCCCGAGGAGGTGAAAAGGGCCATCACCCCCCGCACCAAGGCCCTGGTGGTGAACTCCCCCAACAACCCCACGGGGGCCGTCTACCCGGAGGAGGTCTTGAGGGCGCTGGCGGAGCTCGCCCTGGAGCACGACTTCTACCTGGTTTCCGACGAGATCTACGAGCACCTCATCTACGAGGGCGCGCACTTCTCCCCGGGGCGGGTGGCGCCGGAGCACACCATTACCGTGAACGGGGCGGCCAAGGCCTTCGCCATGACCGGCTGGCGCATCGGCTACGCCGCTGGGCCCAAGGGGGTGATCAAGGCCATGGCGGACGTGTCCAGCCAGTCCACCACCAGCCCGGACACCATCGCCCAGTGGGCCACCCTCGAGGCCCTCACCAACCTCGAGGCCTCCCGCGCCTTCATCGCCGCCGCCCGCGAGGCCTATAGGAGGCGGCGGGACCTCCTCTTAGAGGGCCTATCTGCCCTGGGCCTTAAGGCGGTCCGCCCTCAGGGGGCCTTCTACATCCTCCTGGACACCTCGCCTTTTGCGGAAGACGAGGTGAAGGCGGCAGAACGGCTTCTGGAGGCCGGGGTGGCCGTGGTCCCGGGGACGGACTTCGCGGCCTTCGGCCACGTGCGCCTTTCCTACGCCACCAGCGAGGAGAACCTGAAGAAGGCCTTGGAGCGCTTCCGCAGGCTCCTTTAG
- the lspA gene encoding signal peptidase II: MPTVLVPLLLAFDQILKLWALENLSPVPRSLLGDLLYLTLVRNTGAGFGLFEGRAFLLGWVSLGVGAFLLYLLGFRRYPFGFTLGLSLVAAGALGNGIDRLGRGWVVDYLDLGTPIPLIAQFPVFNLADVCVTLGALFLLFAPKAKKRFF; this comes from the coding sequence ATGCCCACGGTCCTGGTCCCCCTCCTCCTCGCCTTTGACCAGATCCTAAAGCTCTGGGCCCTGGAGAACCTCTCCCCCGTCCCCAGATCCCTCCTCGGGGACCTCCTCTACCTCACCCTGGTGCGGAACACGGGGGCCGGGTTCGGCCTCTTTGAGGGAAGGGCCTTCCTCCTGGGCTGGGTGAGCCTTGGGGTGGGCGCCTTCCTCCTTTACCTCCTAGGCTTTCGGCGCTACCCCTTTGGCTTCACCCTGGGCCTCAGCCTGGTGGCCGCGGGGGCCTTGGGGAACGGGATAGACCGGCTGGGCCGGGGCTGGGTGGTGGACTATCTGGACCTGGGCACCCCCATCCCCCTCATCGCCCAGTTCCCCGTGTTCAACCTGGCGGACGTGTGCGTGACCCTGGGGGCCCTTTTCCTGCTCTTCGCCCCCAAAGCCAAAAAGAGGTTCTTCTAA
- the rpmB gene encoding 50S ribosomal protein L28, with the protein MSKVCEISGKRPIVANSIERRGKAKREGGVGRKTTGISKRRQYPNLQKVRVQVAGQEITFRVAASHIPKVYELLERAKGLKLEGLSAKEIKQRLLKLL; encoded by the coding sequence ATGTCCAAGGTCTGTGAGATCAGCGGAAAGCGGCCCATCGTGGCCAACTCCATTGAGCGGCGGGGTAAGGCCAAGCGGGAGGGGGGGGTGGGGCGGAAGACCACCGGCATCTCCAAGCGCCGCCAGTACCCCAACCTCCAGAAGGTCCGCGTCCAGGTGGCGGGCCAGGAGATCACCTTCCGCGTGGCGGCGAGCCACATCCCCAAGGTCTACGAGCTTCTGGAACGGGCCAAGGGGCTTAAGCTGGAGGGCCTTTCCGCCAAGGAAATCAAGCAAAGGCTCCTCAAGCTCCTCTAG
- a CDS encoding M23 family metallopeptidase, with translation MERARGWKPGHYLLLALALYALVVTLAFSARGRQVAHLKEEAGALRAQLERAPEGYRLPLPGACLPERAENLPGAPRPYRKGVSAGFVFLPGDACVPVAAGMGVVAAATGEVVRVESDYQEPAPEAFRALLERVKGGAGPEEMDLLKGLEVWVRHPDGRTTVYAHLKAPYPGLRVGQKVRRGDPLGYLGNTGLGGGVPRLLFEVWEGEPERSPFLFQGLGPEEVRAKAQAFFGLE, from the coding sequence ATGGAGCGGGCCCGCGGATGGAAGCCGGGGCACTACCTCCTCCTGGCCCTGGCCCTCTACGCCCTGGTGGTCACCCTGGCCTTTTCCGCCCGCGGCCGCCAGGTGGCCCACCTTAAGGAGGAGGCGGGGGCCCTGCGGGCCCAGCTGGAGCGGGCCCCCGAGGGGTACCGCCTGCCCCTCCCCGGGGCCTGCCTCCCTGAGCGGGCGGAGAACCTCCCCGGCGCCCCCAGGCCCTACCGCAAGGGGGTGAGCGCGGGGTTCGTCTTCCTCCCGGGGGACGCCTGCGTGCCCGTGGCGGCGGGCATGGGGGTGGTGGCCGCGGCCACGGGGGAGGTGGTGCGGGTGGAATCGGACTACCAAGAGCCCGCCCCAGAGGCCTTCCGGGCCCTTCTGGAGCGGGTGAAGGGGGGTGCGGGCCCCGAGGAGATGGACCTCTTAAAGGGCCTCGAGGTCTGGGTCCGCCACCCGGACGGCCGCACCACGGTCTACGCCCACCTCAAGGCCCCCTACCCCGGGCTCAGGGTGGGGCAGAAGGTGCGCCGGGGGGATCCTTTGGGCTACCTGGGGAACACCGGCCTAGGGGGCGGGGTCCCCCGGCTCCTCTTTGAGGTCTGGGAAGGGGAGCCCGAGCGGTCCCCCTTCCTCTTCCAGGGCCTGGGGCCGGAGGAGGTGCGGGCCAAGGCCCAAGCCTTTTTCGGTTTAGAATAG
- a CDS encoding AI-2E family transporter, whose protein sequence is MREAFRQVWANPYVRVLVYLLLFYLALRFLSRAWPALQVLLFAFAFAYLAHPVVRFFEKRRLPRWLGVVLVYLGLGLFLGLASFLTAQTVLELSRLSLELPQRLAPLVSWLADLPDRVRAVPIPSFLDPILEEAGRNLEGLLQGFFQTLLGWLKALLDQGGNLLGFFSGLVGGVFQFFTALVLSVYFLYDLPRIGASFLRAFPEPYQPLVAELAHKLNRSVGGYIRGQLLVAFLVGLVVGVGLGLVGVPLAASLGFLAGVFNLIPFVGVIVSGVPALLLAATLGWQGVLLALLVLWLANQLEGHLFGPLIVGRATRLHPVTAIFAILVGASLFGLMGALLGVPLAAFLKVLLEDYYQKSRFYREG, encoded by the coding sequence GTGCGCGAGGCCTTCCGGCAGGTCTGGGCCAACCCCTACGTGCGGGTTCTGGTCTACCTGCTCCTTTTCTACCTGGCCCTCCGCTTCCTCTCCCGGGCCTGGCCGGCCCTCCAGGTCCTCCTCTTCGCCTTCGCCTTCGCCTACCTGGCCCACCCCGTAGTGCGCTTCTTTGAAAAGCGGCGCCTCCCCCGGTGGTTAGGGGTGGTCTTGGTCTACCTGGGCCTGGGCCTCTTCCTGGGCCTGGCCTCCTTCCTCACCGCCCAGACGGTGCTGGAGCTTTCCCGCCTGAGCCTGGAGCTCCCCCAGCGCCTGGCCCCCCTGGTGTCCTGGCTTGCGGACCTTCCGGACCGGGTCCGGGCCGTCCCCATCCCCTCCTTCCTGGACCCCATCCTGGAAGAGGCGGGGAGGAACCTGGAAGGGCTTCTCCAGGGCTTTTTCCAGACCCTTCTTGGCTGGCTTAAGGCCCTTTTGGACCAGGGGGGGAACCTCCTGGGTTTCTTTTCGGGCCTGGTGGGGGGGGTGTTCCAGTTCTTTACCGCCCTGGTGCTTTCGGTGTACTTCCTCTACGACCTCCCCCGCATCGGCGCCTCCTTCCTCCGGGCCTTTCCCGAGCCCTACCAGCCCCTGGTGGCCGAGCTCGCCCATAAGCTGAACCGGAGCGTGGGGGGGTACATCCGGGGCCAGCTCCTGGTGGCCTTCCTGGTGGGGCTGGTGGTGGGGGTGGGGCTTGGGCTGGTGGGGGTGCCCCTGGCCGCCAGCCTGGGCTTTCTGGCGGGGGTCTTCAACCTCATCCCCTTCGTGGGGGTTATCGTCTCCGGGGTGCCGGCCCTCCTCCTCGCGGCCACCTTGGGCTGGCAGGGGGTCCTCCTGGCCCTCCTCGTGCTGTGGCTGGCCAACCAGCTGGAGGGCCACCTTTTCGGCCCCCTCATCGTGGGCCGGGCCACCCGGCTCCACCCCGTCACCGCCATCTTCGCCATCCTGGTGGGGGCTAGCCTCTTTGGGCTGATGGGGGCCCTTCTGGGGGTGCCCCTGGCCGCCTTTTTGAAGGTGCTCCTGGAGGACTACTACCAGAAGAGCCGCTTCTACCGGGAGGGGTGA
- a CDS encoding uracil-xanthine permease family protein: MKARLLLLGLQHTVAMFGATVLVPLLTGLNPSVALFTAGVGTLVFHWVTGGMVPVFLGSSFAFIAPILAAKEAGFSLGAIGGGIAAAGLVYALLALLVLLIGSERVRRVFPPIVTGPVIVVIGLTLAPVAVEMASKDWLLAVFTFAGALVSAVYFRGLFQMIPVLVGVGVGYLAALLLGRVDLTPLREAPWVGLPAFTPATLEWGAILLIAPVALVTAMEHIGDILTNGRVVGKDFFARPGLHRTLLGDGLATSLAGLLGGPANTTYSENTGVLAVTRVYDPRVLRIAALFAILLSFSPKLAALLQTLPQGVLGGISMLLFGMIASIGIRTLAEAEIDFTHSRNLIVVSAVLVLGLGGAVANLGTVQVAGAAVPLKVSGMALAALVGVVLNLLLPQSLEPPELATEEERLP; the protein is encoded by the coding sequence ATGAAAGCCAGGCTCCTCCTATTGGGCCTCCAGCACACGGTGGCCATGTTCGGCGCCACGGTTTTGGTCCCCCTCCTCACGGGGCTCAACCCCTCGGTGGCCCTCTTCACCGCGGGGGTGGGCACCCTGGTCTTCCACTGGGTGACGGGGGGCATGGTGCCCGTCTTCCTGGGCTCCAGCTTCGCCTTCATCGCCCCCATCCTGGCCGCCAAGGAGGCGGGCTTCTCCTTGGGCGCCATTGGAGGGGGCATCGCCGCGGCGGGGCTCGTGTACGCCCTTTTGGCCCTATTGGTGCTCCTCATCGGCTCCGAGCGGGTGCGGAGGGTCTTTCCCCCCATCGTCACCGGCCCGGTCATCGTGGTCATCGGCCTGACCCTGGCCCCGGTGGCCGTGGAGATGGCCTCCAAGGACTGGCTCCTCGCCGTCTTCACCTTTGCGGGGGCCCTGGTGAGCGCGGTGTACTTCCGGGGCCTTTTCCAGATGATCCCCGTGCTGGTGGGGGTGGGGGTGGGGTACCTGGCGGCCCTCCTCCTGGGCCGGGTGGACCTCACCCCCCTTAGGGAGGCCCCTTGGGTGGGCCTGCCCGCCTTCACCCCCGCCACGCTGGAGTGGGGGGCCATCCTCCTCATCGCCCCGGTGGCCCTGGTGACGGCCATGGAGCACATCGGGGACATCCTGACGAACGGCCGGGTGGTGGGGAAGGACTTCTTCGCCCGCCCCGGGCTCCACCGCACCCTTTTGGGGGACGGCCTGGCCACCTCCTTGGCCGGGCTTTTGGGCGGCCCCGCCAACACCACCTACTCCGAGAACACGGGGGTGCTGGCGGTGACCCGGGTCTACGATCCCCGGGTCCTGCGCATCGCCGCCCTCTTCGCCATCCTCCTCTCCTTCTCCCCCAAGCTCGCCGCCCTCCTCCAGACCCTGCCCCAAGGGGTCCTCGGGGGGATCTCCATGCTCCTTTTCGGGATGATCGCCTCCATCGGCATCCGCACCCTGGCGGAGGCGGAGATCGACTTCACCCACAGCCGGAACCTCATCGTGGTCTCCGCGGTCCTGGTCCTGGGCCTGGGCGGGGCGGTGGCCAACCTGGGCACGGTCCAGGTGGCGGGGGCGGCGGTGCCCCTCAAGGTGAGCGGCATGGCCCTGGCGGCCCTGGTGGGGGTGGTCCTGAACCTCCTCCTGCCCCAAAGCCTCGAGCCCCCCGAGCTTGCCACGGAGGAAGAGCGCCTGCCCTAA
- the tgt gene encoding tRNA guanosine(34) transglycosylase Tgt, with protein sequence MNPFAFRVLARAGRARVGLLHTPHGPVETPLFMPVGTQGSVKGLMPRDLKEIGSQILLANTYHLLLRPGPERVGALGGLHGFAGWRGPWLTDSGGFQVMSLGHLRRIDEKGVVFQSHLNGDLVELTPERSVAVQEALGSDIAMALDECPPYPSSRAYLEASLERTLRWLERSLKAKTRPDQALFGIAQGGTEADLRRRSTLETIRFDLPGYAIGGLAVGEPKEAMFRMVELSTALLPEDKPRYLMGVGHPEDLVAAMGLGVDLFDCVYPTRTGRFGYALVPEGRLNLKSGRHLEDPRPLEEGCDCYACRTFSRAYLSHLVRSGEMLGAVLLSLHNLRFLHRLTEGAREAIRQGQYGDFARAFAERRFGKEIPPWFREALVAGGHW encoded by the coding sequence ATGAACCCCTTCGCCTTCCGCGTCCTCGCCCGGGCGGGCCGGGCCCGGGTGGGCCTTCTCCACACCCCCCACGGCCCCGTGGAAACCCCCCTCTTCATGCCCGTGGGCACCCAGGGCTCGGTGAAGGGCCTCATGCCCCGGGACCTCAAGGAAATCGGAAGCCAGATCCTCCTGGCCAACACCTACCACCTCCTCCTCCGCCCAGGGCCGGAGAGGGTCGGGGCCCTGGGGGGGCTCCACGGGTTTGCGGGCTGGCGGGGGCCTTGGCTCACGGACTCCGGGGGGTTCCAGGTGATGAGCCTGGGCCACCTGCGCCGGATCGACGAGAAGGGGGTGGTCTTCCAGAGCCACCTCAATGGGGACCTGGTGGAGCTCACCCCCGAAAGGAGCGTGGCCGTGCAGGAGGCCCTGGGCTCGGACATCGCCATGGCCCTGGACGAGTGCCCCCCCTACCCCTCGAGCCGGGCCTACCTCGAGGCCTCCCTGGAGCGCACGCTAAGGTGGCTGGAGCGGAGCCTCAAGGCCAAGACCCGCCCCGACCAGGCCCTTTTCGGCATCGCCCAGGGGGGGACGGAGGCCGATCTCCGGCGGCGCTCCACCCTGGAAACCATCCGCTTTGATCTCCCCGGCTACGCCATCGGGGGCCTGGCCGTGGGCGAGCCCAAGGAGGCCATGTTCCGGATGGTGGAGCTCTCCACCGCCCTCCTCCCCGAGGACAAGCCCCGCTACCTCATGGGCGTGGGCCACCCGGAGGACCTGGTGGCGGCCATGGGGCTTGGGGTGGACCTCTTTGACTGCGTCTACCCCACCCGCACCGGCCGCTTCGGCTACGCCCTGGTGCCGGAAGGGCGGCTCAACCTGAAGTCGGGCCGCCACCTGGAAGACCCCCGTCCCCTGGAGGAGGGGTGCGACTGCTACGCCTGCCGCACCTTCAGCCGGGCCTACCTTTCCCACCTGGTGCGCTCCGGGGAGATGCTGGGGGCGGTGCTTCTTTCCCTCCACAACCTGCGCTTCCTCCACCGCCTCACGGAAGGGGCCCGGGAGGCCATCCGCCAAGGCCAGTACGGGGACTTCGCCCGGGCCTTTGCGGAGAGGCGCTTCGGGAAGGAGATCCCCCCCTGGTTCCGCGAGGCCCTGGTGGCGGGGGGGCACTGGTAG